One segment of Hemibagrus wyckioides isolate EC202008001 linkage group LG05, SWU_Hwy_1.0, whole genome shotgun sequence DNA contains the following:
- the LOC131352976 gene encoding cytosolic sulfotransferase 2-like isoform X2 → MCYLLDLLYFHRTCPEREKSVPIYDRVPFLELVCSPYPTGTDKADSLPTSPRIIKTHLPVQFLPKSFWEQNCRIVYVARNAKDNVVSYFHFDRMEKIQPEPGDWDSFLERFKDGKMVFGSWYDHVCGWWEKKQTSSKIHYMFYEDLVEDTGRELENLCSFLGLSPLEEEKKEIVRCVQFDVMKANPMTNQMDDLTLDFSVSQFLRKGKVGDWKNHFTVAQNEQFDEDYKRKMKNTSLQFREEM, encoded by the exons ATGTGCTACCTTCTTGATCTACTGTATTTTCATCGGACGTGTCCTGAGCGTGAAAAATCTGTCCCCATATATGACAGAGTGCCATTTTTAGAGCTTGTCTGCTCACCATATCCTACAG GAACAGACAAGGCAGATTCACTGCCTACATCTCCACGCATCATCAAAACTCATCTGCCTGTTCAATTCCTACCCAAGTCCTTCTGGGAGCAGAACTGCAGG ATTGTTTATGTCGCTCGCAATGCTAAGGACAATGTTGTTTCCTATTTCCACTTTGACCGCATGGAGAAGATACAACCTGAGCCAGGAGACTGGGACAGTTTCTTAGAAAGATTCAAAGATGgaaaaa TGGTGTTCGGCTCCTGGTACGACCATGTGTGTGGATGGTGGGAAAAGAAACAGACGTCCTCCAAAATCCACTACATGTTCTATGAAGATCTGGTGGAG GACACTGGACGTGAGCTGGAAAACCTTTGCTCCTTTCTTGGTTTATCCCCattagaagaagagaagaaggagatTGTCAGATGTGTTCAGTTTGATGTCATGAAGGCGAATCCTATGACGAACCAAATGGACGATCTAACACTAGACTTCAGTGTCTCTCAATTCCTGCGTAAAG GTAAAGTCGGCGACTGGAAGAATCACTTCACCGTGGCTCAGAATGAGCAGTTTGATGAAGACTATAAACGGAAGATGAAGAATACATCTTTACAGTTCCGTGAAGAGATGTAG
- the LOC131352976 gene encoding cytosolic sulfotransferase 2-like isoform X1 → MDVTRPKLFDFHGVSMTHFFTDNWDKVQNFKAKPDDIVVATYPKAGTTWMCYLLDLLYFHRTCPEREKSVPIYDRVPFLELVCSPYPTGTDKADSLPTSPRIIKTHLPVQFLPKSFWEQNCRIVYVARNAKDNVVSYFHFDRMEKIQPEPGDWDSFLERFKDGKMVFGSWYDHVCGWWEKKQTSSKIHYMFYEDLVEDTGRELENLCSFLGLSPLEEEKKEIVRCVQFDVMKANPMTNQMDDLTLDFSVSQFLRKGKVGDWKNHFTVAQNEQFDEDYKRKMKNTSLQFREEM, encoded by the exons ATGGATGTAACACGTCCAAAGCTCTTTGACTTCCATGGTGTATCCATGACCCATTTTTTCACAGACAACTGGGACAAAGTCCAAAACTTCAAAGCTAAACCGGATGACATTGTTGTTGCCACTTACCCCAAAGCAG GCACCACTTGGATGTGCTACCTTCTTGATCTACTGTATTTTCATCGGACGTGTCCTGAGCGTGAAAAATCTGTCCCCATATATGACAGAGTGCCATTTTTAGAGCTTGTCTGCTCACCATATCCTACAG GAACAGACAAGGCAGATTCACTGCCTACATCTCCACGCATCATCAAAACTCATCTGCCTGTTCAATTCCTACCCAAGTCCTTCTGGGAGCAGAACTGCAGG ATTGTTTATGTCGCTCGCAATGCTAAGGACAATGTTGTTTCCTATTTCCACTTTGACCGCATGGAGAAGATACAACCTGAGCCAGGAGACTGGGACAGTTTCTTAGAAAGATTCAAAGATGgaaaaa TGGTGTTCGGCTCCTGGTACGACCATGTGTGTGGATGGTGGGAAAAGAAACAGACGTCCTCCAAAATCCACTACATGTTCTATGAAGATCTGGTGGAG GACACTGGACGTGAGCTGGAAAACCTTTGCTCCTTTCTTGGTTTATCCCCattagaagaagagaagaaggagatTGTCAGATGTGTTCAGTTTGATGTCATGAAGGCGAATCCTATGACGAACCAAATGGACGATCTAACACTAGACTTCAGTGTCTCTCAATTCCTGCGTAAAG GTAAAGTCGGCGACTGGAAGAATCACTTCACCGTGGCTCAGAATGAGCAGTTTGATGAAGACTATAAACGGAAGATGAAGAATACATCTTTACAGTTCCGTGAAGAGATGTAG